From Oryctolagus cuniculus chromosome 17, mOryCun1.1, whole genome shotgun sequence, a single genomic window includes:
- the SLC13A5 gene encoding Na(+)/citrate cotransporter isoform X1 gives MASAMSYVSKFKSFVILFVTPLLLLPLIILMPAKFVRCAYVIILMAIYWCTEVIPLAVTSLLPVLLFPLLQILDSTQVCIQYMKDTNMLFLGGLIVAVAVERWNLHKRIALRTLLWAGAKPAQLMLGFMGVTAFLSMWISNTATTAMMVPIVEAMLQQMEATSTATEASLGTLELADKGKPGELPGNQVIYEGRAAGQKQDQERKNMCKAMTLCVCYAASIGGTATLTGTGPNVVLAGQMRELFPDSKDLVNFASWFGFAFPNMLIMLLFAWLWLQCIYMKFNFRDSWGCGLERRSNEKAAYEVLQAEYRKLGPFSFAEVNVLLCFVLLVVLWFSRDPGFMPGWLSLAWVEGETKYASDATVAIFVALLLFVVPSQKPKFNFCSQTEEERKTPFYPPALLNWKVAQEKVPWGIVLLLGGGFAVAKGCEVSGLSEWMGKQMEPLHTVPPAAITLILSLLIAVFTECTSNVATTTLFLPIFASMSRSIGLNPLYVMLPCTLSASFAFMLPVATPPNAIVFAYGHLKVSDMVKTGLMMNIIGVLCVFLAVNTWGRVLFDLDRFPDWANVTHVET, from the exons TTTGTCAGGTGCGCCTACGTCATCATCCTCATGGCCATTTACTGGTGCACGGAAGTCATCCCTCTGGCTGtcacctccctcctgcctgtcTTGCTCTTCCCACTCCTGCAGATTCTGGACTCCACGCAG gtgtgtaTCCAGTACATGAAGGATACCAACATGCTCTTCCTGGGTGGCCTCatcgtggccgtggccgtggagCGCTGGAACCTTCACAAGAGGATCGCCCTGCGCACGCTCCTGTGGGCGGGGGCCAAGCCTGCACA GCTGATGCTGGGCTTCATGGGCGTCACGGCCTTCCTGTCCATGTGGATCAGCAACACGGCCACCACGGCCATGATGGTGCCCATCGTGGAGGCCATGCTGCAGCAGATGGAGGCCACGAGCACAGCCACGGAGGCCAGCCTGGGGACCCTGGAGCTGGCGGATAAGGGCAAGCCCGGTGAGCTGCCAG GGAACCAAGTGATCTACGAAGGCCGTGCTGCGGGGCAGAAGCAGGACCAGGAGAGGAAGAACATGTGCAAGGCCATGACCCTGTGTGTGTGCTATGCAGCCAGCATCGGGGGCACCGCCACACTGACTGGGACGGGCCCCAACGTGGTGCTGGCAGGACAGATGCGCGA ACTGTTTCCTGACAGTAAGGACCTCGTGAATTTTGCGTCTTGGTTTGGCTTTGCTTTCCCCAACATGCTGATCATGCTGCTGTTcgcctggctttggctccagtgTATCTACATGAAGTTCAA TTTCAGAGACTCCTGGGGCTGCGGGCTGGAGAGGCGGAGCAACGAGAAGGCGGCCTAtgaggtgctgcaggcggagtacAGGAAGCTGGGCCCCTTCTCCTTCGCCGAGGTCAACGTGCTCCTCTGCTTCGTCCTGCTCGTGGTCCTGTGGTTCTCCCGCGACCCCGGCTTCATGCCCGGCTGGCTGTCACTCGCCTGGGTGGAAGGGGAGACCAA GTACGCCTCTGacgccactgtggccatctttgTGGCCCTCCTGCTGTTCGTTGTGCCTTCACAGAAGCCCAAGTTCAACTTCTGCAGCCAGACTGAGGAAG aaAGGAAAACTCCATTTTACCCACCTGCGTTGCTGaactggaaggtggcccaggagaAAGTGCCCTGGGGGATCGTGCTGCTGCTGGGGGGCGGCTTTGCCGTGGCCAAAGGATGCGAG GTCTCGGGGCTGTCCGAGTGGATGGGGAAGCAGATGGAGCCCCTGCACACTGTGCCCCCCGCGGCCATCACCTTGATCCTGTCCTTGCTCATCGCTGTGTTCACGGAGTGCACGAGCAACGTGGCGACCACCACCTTGTTTCTGCCCATCTTTGCCTCCATG TCCCGTTCCATCGGCCTCAACCCACTCTACGTCATGCTCCCCTGCACTCTGAGCGCCTCCTTCGCCTTCATGCTGCCCGTGGCCACCCCACCCAACGCCATCGTGTTTGCCTACGGACACCTCAAGGTTTCTGACATG GTGAAAACAGGACTGATGATGAACATAATTGGAgtcttgtgtgtgtttttggCGGTCAACACCTGGGGACGGGTCCTGTTTGACTTGGACCGGTTCCCCGACTGGGCTAATGTGACCCACGTGGAGACTTAG
- the SLC13A5 gene encoding Na(+)/citrate cotransporter isoform X2, whose product MASAMSYVSKFKSFVILFVTPLLLLPLIILMPAKFVRCAYVIILMAIYWCTEVIPLAVTSLLPVLLFPLLQILDSTQVCIQYMKDTNMLFLGGLIVAVAVERWNLHKRIALRTLLWAGAKPAQLMLGFMGVTAFLSMWISNTATTAMMVPIVEAMLQQMEATSTATEASLGTLELADKGKPGNQVIYEGRAAGQKQDQERKNMCKAMTLCVCYAASIGGTATLTGTGPNVVLAGQMRELFPDSKDLVNFASWFGFAFPNMLIMLLFAWLWLQCIYMKFNFRDSWGCGLERRSNEKAAYEVLQAEYRKLGPFSFAEVNVLLCFVLLVVLWFSRDPGFMPGWLSLAWVEGETKYASDATVAIFVALLLFVVPSQKPKFNFCSQTEEERKTPFYPPALLNWKVAQEKVPWGIVLLLGGGFAVAKGCEVSGLSEWMGKQMEPLHTVPPAAITLILSLLIAVFTECTSNVATTTLFLPIFASMSRSIGLNPLYVMLPCTLSASFAFMLPVATPPNAIVFAYGHLKVSDMVKTGLMMNIIGVLCVFLAVNTWGRVLFDLDRFPDWANVTHVET is encoded by the exons TTTGTCAGGTGCGCCTACGTCATCATCCTCATGGCCATTTACTGGTGCACGGAAGTCATCCCTCTGGCTGtcacctccctcctgcctgtcTTGCTCTTCCCACTCCTGCAGATTCTGGACTCCACGCAG gtgtgtaTCCAGTACATGAAGGATACCAACATGCTCTTCCTGGGTGGCCTCatcgtggccgtggccgtggagCGCTGGAACCTTCACAAGAGGATCGCCCTGCGCACGCTCCTGTGGGCGGGGGCCAAGCCTGCACA GCTGATGCTGGGCTTCATGGGCGTCACGGCCTTCCTGTCCATGTGGATCAGCAACACGGCCACCACGGCCATGATGGTGCCCATCGTGGAGGCCATGCTGCAGCAGATGGAGGCCACGAGCACAGCCACGGAGGCCAGCCTGGGGACCCTGGAGCTGGCGGATAAGGGCAAGCCCG GGAACCAAGTGATCTACGAAGGCCGTGCTGCGGGGCAGAAGCAGGACCAGGAGAGGAAGAACATGTGCAAGGCCATGACCCTGTGTGTGTGCTATGCAGCCAGCATCGGGGGCACCGCCACACTGACTGGGACGGGCCCCAACGTGGTGCTGGCAGGACAGATGCGCGA ACTGTTTCCTGACAGTAAGGACCTCGTGAATTTTGCGTCTTGGTTTGGCTTTGCTTTCCCCAACATGCTGATCATGCTGCTGTTcgcctggctttggctccagtgTATCTACATGAAGTTCAA TTTCAGAGACTCCTGGGGCTGCGGGCTGGAGAGGCGGAGCAACGAGAAGGCGGCCTAtgaggtgctgcaggcggagtacAGGAAGCTGGGCCCCTTCTCCTTCGCCGAGGTCAACGTGCTCCTCTGCTTCGTCCTGCTCGTGGTCCTGTGGTTCTCCCGCGACCCCGGCTTCATGCCCGGCTGGCTGTCACTCGCCTGGGTGGAAGGGGAGACCAA GTACGCCTCTGacgccactgtggccatctttgTGGCCCTCCTGCTGTTCGTTGTGCCTTCACAGAAGCCCAAGTTCAACTTCTGCAGCCAGACTGAGGAAG aaAGGAAAACTCCATTTTACCCACCTGCGTTGCTGaactggaaggtggcccaggagaAAGTGCCCTGGGGGATCGTGCTGCTGCTGGGGGGCGGCTTTGCCGTGGCCAAAGGATGCGAG GTCTCGGGGCTGTCCGAGTGGATGGGGAAGCAGATGGAGCCCCTGCACACTGTGCCCCCCGCGGCCATCACCTTGATCCTGTCCTTGCTCATCGCTGTGTTCACGGAGTGCACGAGCAACGTGGCGACCACCACCTTGTTTCTGCCCATCTTTGCCTCCATG TCCCGTTCCATCGGCCTCAACCCACTCTACGTCATGCTCCCCTGCACTCTGAGCGCCTCCTTCGCCTTCATGCTGCCCGTGGCCACCCCACCCAACGCCATCGTGTTTGCCTACGGACACCTCAAGGTTTCTGACATG GTGAAAACAGGACTGATGATGAACATAATTGGAgtcttgtgtgtgtttttggCGGTCAACACCTGGGGACGGGTCCTGTTTGACTTGGACCGGTTCCCCGACTGGGCTAATGTGACCCACGTGGAGACTTAG